The Streptomyces sp. RKAG293 genome includes a region encoding these proteins:
- a CDS encoding DUF6230 family protein — protein sequence MESVVRGGTKWKRFAVVMVPGVAATAVIGMALAQGALAASFAVSGQNFKVSADQLHGFGFVQYGAMDAQVGGTTVPVAVSGFNNADITNMCQSVITHVPLFGDVTLRLQAGGKGTPVHAENLYIDLDQLDADAEFKNINIGVPAGAAGNNKDATGIDGPHKAGQGPQQPGAFAQEAQEATLTKVQQTAWATSAGTFKLSGLSLSVKKGNNECY from the coding sequence ATGGAGTCGGTCGTTAGAGGCGGCACCAAGTGGAAGCGGTTCGCCGTTGTCATGGTGCCGGGTGTTGCTGCCACGGCAGTAATCGGCATGGCGCTCGCACAGGGCGCGCTTGCCGCGTCCTTCGCGGTGTCCGGCCAGAACTTCAAGGTCAGCGCTGACCAGCTGCACGGCTTCGGGTTCGTCCAGTACGGCGCGATGGACGCACAGGTTGGCGGCACCACCGTGCCGGTCGCGGTCTCGGGCTTCAACAACGCCGACATCACCAACATGTGCCAGTCGGTCATCACGCACGTCCCGCTCTTCGGTGACGTGACGCTGCGACTGCAGGCCGGCGGCAAGGGCACTCCGGTCCACGCCGAGAACCTGTACATCGACCTGGACCAGCTCGACGCCGATGCCGAGTTCAAGAACATCAACATCGGTGTTCCGGCCGGCGCGGCGGGTAACAACAAGGACGCCACGGGCATCGACGGCCCGCACAAGGCCGGCCAGGGTCCGCAGCAGCCCGGCGCCTTCGCCCAGGAGGCCCAGGAGGCCACCCTGACGAAGGTCCAGCAGACCGCCTGGGCGACCAGCGCGGGCACCTTCAAGCTCAGCGGCCTGAGCCTGTCGGTCAAGAAGGGCAACAACGAGTGCTACTAG
- a CDS encoding acetate kinase → MSSPAGPAGSPSRVLVLNSGSSSVKYQLLDMAAGPGTDARLAAGLVERIGEGEVADHDAALRIIAAELDGQGLGLDSPELAAVGHRVVHGGTRFTEPTLITDEVVAAIEKLVPLAPLHNPANITGIKVARELRPDLPQVAVFDTAFHSTIPEHAARYAIDTGTADRYEIRRYGFHGTSHAFVSRAAADLLGKESSQVNVIVLHLGNGASASAVAGGSCVETSMGLTPLEGLVMGTRSGDLDPAVVFHLARVGGMTVDEIDTLLNKRSGLLGLCGDNDMREIGRRMAEGDKAARLAFDIYIHRLRKYIGAYTAVLGRVDAIAFTAGVGENSAAVREAALRGLETLGIEVDAVRNAIRGHAARLISTDTSRVAVAVVPTDEELEIARATYALAQR, encoded by the coding sequence GTGAGCAGCCCCGCCGGCCCGGCCGGCAGCCCCTCCCGCGTGCTCGTCCTCAATTCCGGCTCGTCCTCCGTCAAGTACCAGCTGCTGGACATGGCGGCCGGTCCCGGCACGGACGCCCGGCTCGCCGCCGGGCTGGTCGAGCGGATCGGCGAGGGCGAGGTCGCCGATCACGACGCCGCGCTGCGGATCATCGCCGCCGAGCTGGACGGACAGGGCCTCGGCCTGGACTCCCCCGAGCTGGCGGCGGTCGGCCACCGCGTCGTGCACGGCGGCACCCGCTTCACCGAGCCGACGCTGATCACCGACGAGGTCGTCGCGGCGATCGAGAAGCTGGTGCCGCTCGCCCCGCTGCACAACCCGGCGAACATCACCGGCATCAAGGTCGCCCGCGAGCTGCGCCCCGACCTGCCGCAGGTCGCGGTCTTCGACACCGCGTTCCACTCGACGATCCCCGAGCACGCCGCCCGGTACGCGATCGACACCGGGACGGCGGACCGGTACGAGATCCGCCGCTACGGCTTCCACGGCACCTCGCACGCGTTCGTCTCACGCGCCGCCGCGGACCTGCTCGGCAAGGAGTCGTCGCAGGTCAACGTCATCGTGCTGCATCTGGGGAACGGCGCCTCCGCCTCCGCTGTGGCGGGCGGAAGCTGCGTGGAGACCTCGATGGGGCTGACGCCGCTGGAGGGTCTGGTCATGGGCACCCGTTCGGGCGATCTCGACCCGGCGGTAGTCTTCCACCTGGCGCGCGTAGGTGGAATGACGGTGGACGAGATCGACACCCTGCTCAACAAACGCAGTGGCTTGCTCGGCCTGTGCGGTGACAACGACATGCGCGAGATCGGACGCCGCATGGCCGAGGGCGACAAAGCCGCCCGGCTGGCGTTCGACATCTACATCCACCGCCTGCGCAAATACATCGGCGCGTACACCGCCGTACTGGGCCGGGTGGACGCCATCGCCTTCACCGCCGGGGTCGGGGAGAACTCCGCCGCGGTGCGCGAAGCGGCCCTGCGGGGCCTGGAGACCCTCGGCATCGAGGTCGACGCCGTACGCAACGCCATCCGCGGCCACGCCGCGCGGCTGATCTCCACGGACACCAGCAGAGTCGCGGTGGCCGTGGTGCCCACCGACGAAGAGCTCGAGATCGCCCGTGCCACCTATGCGCTCGCCCAACGCTGA
- the pyk gene encoding pyruvate kinase: MRRAKIVCTLGPAVDSYDQLKTLAEAGMNVARFNFSHGTHAEHEERYQRVRKVAEETGRAIGVLADLQGPKIRLAKFADGPVELVAGDEFTITAEDVPGDKTICGTTYKGLPGDVSKGDPILINDGNVALRVIQVEGPRVRCLVVEGGVISDHKGINLPGAAVNVPALSEKDIEDLRFALAMGVDMVALSFVRDASDVKDVHRVMDEEGRRVPVIAKVEKPQAVENMEAVVMAFDAVMVARGDLAVEYPLERVPVVQKQLIELCRRNAKPVIVATQMMESMITNSRPTRAEASDVANAILDGADAVMLSAESSVGKYPIDTVKTMSRIVEAAEEELLKRGLQPLAPGKKPRTQGGAVARAAAELADFLDAKTLVAFTQSGDTARRLARYRVPAPVLAFTTDPSTRNQLALTWGVETYVVPYVDNTDAMVDVVDTEMLKLKEYNAGDTVIITAGSPPGVPGNTNMVRVHHLGDDIRK; the protein is encoded by the coding sequence ATGCGCCGAGCAAAGATCGTTTGCACCCTGGGACCCGCCGTCGACTCCTACGACCAGCTGAAGACGCTGGCCGAGGCCGGCATGAACGTGGCCCGTTTCAACTTCAGCCACGGAACTCACGCCGAGCACGAGGAGCGCTATCAGCGCGTGCGCAAGGTGGCCGAGGAGACCGGCCGTGCGATCGGCGTCCTCGCCGACCTGCAGGGCCCCAAGATCCGGCTGGCCAAGTTCGCCGACGGACCCGTCGAGCTGGTCGCGGGTGACGAGTTCACCATCACCGCCGAGGACGTCCCCGGCGACAAGACCATCTGCGGCACCACGTACAAGGGCCTGCCCGGCGATGTCAGCAAGGGCGACCCGATCCTGATCAACGACGGCAACGTCGCGCTGCGGGTCATCCAGGTCGAGGGCCCCCGGGTGCGGTGTCTGGTCGTCGAGGGCGGAGTGATCTCCGACCACAAGGGCATCAACCTTCCCGGCGCGGCCGTGAACGTCCCGGCGCTGTCCGAGAAGGACATCGAGGACCTGCGCTTCGCGCTGGCGATGGGCGTCGACATGGTCGCCCTGTCGTTCGTCCGCGACGCCTCGGACGTCAAGGACGTCCACCGCGTCATGGACGAGGAGGGCCGCCGGGTCCCCGTCATCGCCAAGGTGGAGAAGCCGCAGGCGGTCGAGAACATGGAGGCCGTCGTCATGGCCTTCGACGCGGTCATGGTCGCCCGCGGCGACCTCGCCGTGGAGTACCCGCTGGAGCGGGTGCCGGTCGTCCAGAAGCAGCTCATCGAGCTCTGCCGCCGCAACGCCAAGCCGGTGATCGTCGCGACCCAGATGATGGAGTCGATGATCACCAACTCGCGCCCGACGCGCGCCGAGGCCTCCGACGTCGCCAACGCGATCCTCGACGGCGCGGACGCGGTCATGCTCTCCGCCGAGTCCTCGGTGGGCAAGTACCCGATCGACACGGTCAAGACGATGTCCCGCATCGTCGAGGCCGCCGAGGAGGAGCTGCTCAAGCGCGGCCTGCAGCCGCTGGCGCCCGGCAAGAAGCCGCGCACCCAGGGCGGCGCCGTGGCCCGCGCCGCGGCCGAGCTGGCCGACTTCCTGGACGCCAAGACCCTGGTCGCGTTCACCCAGTCCGGCGACACCGCCCGCCGACTGGCCCGCTACCGCGTCCCGGCCCCGGTGCTGGCGTTCACCACCGACCCCTCGACCCGCAACCAGCTCGCGCTGACCTGGGGCGTCGAGACGTACGTGGTCCCGTACGTCGACAACACCGACGCCATGGTGGACGTCGTCGACACCGAGATGCTCAAGCTCAAGGAGTACAACGCGGGTGACACCGTGATCATCACCGCCGGTTCGCCCCCCGGCGTCCCCGGCAACACCAACATGGTCCGGGTGCACCACCTGGGCGACGACATCCGCAAGTAG
- a CDS encoding hydrogenase expression protein HypF yields MRGDEALPADGDGPRTRMVPRHAAPRKSLFTKLQMPAGKAIAIAAMPTAVLMGMGITPHLALADEMPKNPYAPGPCVTQSDTPAPDATTAKPSATPSATESSAPSTKPSSSPSPSASTAEPKSALKALPKTLPTTAPKTAPTTAPTTPAAPKATPSPTKSYNPWDPLGVGDAIKDVLGLNKPAAPTTAPTTAPPTTAPTTAPPKAPSTSPAKAPAAKSSSPAAVAEKSAKAAAEAATKAADAAEKAAEKSATPTPSATPTTVDGKVPFPCPTHDAKALADAPYETEHGLLPDQPWYLESSVLTLKGLDYKGIVTVRTTNGTMKKVLKFTASSLDIKDLHQLVNGAGYVHHVQGPGTTSTIQNGTVTMYTEELKGNLFGLIPVTFSPDTPPPINVPLAVFTNVKIRQAGQFGGTLHISNLHQSITKGTYP; encoded by the coding sequence GTGCGGGGTGACGAGGCTCTGCCGGCCGACGGCGACGGACCCCGTACGAGAATGGTGCCGCGCCACGCGGCGCCGAGAAAGTCGCTCTTCACCAAGCTCCAGATGCCCGCGGGCAAGGCGATAGCCATCGCCGCGATGCCCACAGCGGTACTGATGGGCATGGGCATAACCCCGCATCTCGCCCTCGCCGACGAGATGCCGAAGAACCCGTACGCTCCCGGCCCGTGTGTCACGCAGTCCGACACACCGGCGCCGGATGCCACCACGGCCAAGCCCAGCGCGACGCCCTCCGCGACGGAGAGTTCCGCGCCCAGCACGAAGCCGAGCTCCTCGCCGAGCCCGTCCGCGAGCACGGCCGAGCCGAAGAGCGCCCTCAAGGCGCTGCCGAAGACCCTGCCGACGACCGCGCCGAAGACCGCACCCACCACCGCGCCGACGACTCCGGCCGCTCCCAAGGCGACGCCGAGTCCGACGAAGTCCTACAACCCGTGGGACCCGCTGGGTGTCGGTGACGCGATCAAGGACGTTCTCGGTCTGAACAAGCCGGCCGCCCCGACGACGGCGCCCACCACCGCGCCGCCGACGACCGCGCCCACGACGGCACCGCCCAAGGCGCCGAGTACGAGCCCTGCGAAGGCACCGGCGGCGAAGTCGTCGTCCCCGGCCGCCGTGGCGGAGAAGTCCGCCAAGGCCGCGGCCGAGGCGGCCACCAAGGCGGCCGACGCCGCCGAGAAGGCGGCCGAGAAGTCCGCCACCCCCACGCCGTCGGCCACCCCGACCACCGTGGACGGCAAGGTCCCGTTCCCGTGTCCGACGCACGACGCCAAGGCACTGGCCGACGCGCCGTACGAGACGGAGCACGGTCTGCTGCCGGACCAGCCCTGGTACCTGGAATCCAGCGTGCTGACGCTGAAGGGCCTGGACTACAAGGGCATCGTCACGGTCCGGACGACCAACGGCACGATGAAGAAGGTCCTGAAGTTCACCGCGTCCTCGCTGGACATCAAGGATCTGCACCAGCTCGTCAACGGCGCCGGCTACGTCCACCACGTCCAGGGTCCCGGCACGACGTCCACGATCCAGAACGGCACGGTGACGATGTACACCGAGGAGCTGAAGGGCAACCTCTTCGGCCTCATCCCGGTGACGTTCAGCCCGGACACGCCCCCGCCGATCAACGTTCCGCTGGCGGTCTTCACCAACGTCAAGATCCGTCAGGCCGGACAGTTCGGCGGCACGCTGCACATCAGCAACCTGCACCAGTCGATCACCAAGGGCACCTACCCGTAA
- the pta gene encoding phosphate acetyltransferase, with protein sequence MTRSVYVTGIGRGDGRQVVELGVMELLTRQVDRVGVFRPLMHDGPDRLFDLLRSRYRLSQDPSTVYGMGYAEAAALQAEQGRDALTARLVERFHEVAREYEAVLILGSDFAETNLPAELGINARLANECGASVLPVIGGIDQTAESVVAEVRNAYLAYTNLGCDVIAMVANRVGTAEAEEAGRRLARRPEVPVYVIPEEPALSAPTVAQIVEALGADVLLGDDAGLSRDALDFVFGGAMLPAFLPALTPGCLVVTPGDRADLIIGSLAAHSAGAPPIAGVLLTLDERPGPDILALAARLAPGTPVIAVAAGSFPTAAELFALDGKLGAGTPRKAETALGLFETHVDTAELTQRLSVARSERVTPMMFEHTLIERARSGRRRIVLPEGAEERILRAAEVLLRRGVCDLILLGDEDAVRKKAADLGISLDQAGVTVVDPQTSPLRERFAEQYAKLRAHKGVSYELAYDVVADVSYFGTLMVQEGLADGMVSGAVHSTAATIRPAFEIIKTAPGAAIVSSVFFMCLADKVLVYGDCAVNPDPDAEQLADIAIQAAATAAQFGVQPRIAMLSYSTGTSGSGADVDKVRRATELVRERRPDLAVDGPIQYDAAVEPSVAATKMPDSAVAGQATVLVFPDLNTGNNTYKAVQRSAGAVAVGPVLQGLRKPVNDLSRGALVQDIVNTVAITAIQAQGESPARQQGEGDTQ encoded by the coding sequence GTGACGCGCAGCGTCTATGTAACGGGGATCGGCCGCGGCGACGGCCGCCAGGTGGTCGAGCTGGGGGTGATGGAGCTCCTGACCCGCCAGGTCGACCGGGTGGGGGTGTTCCGGCCGCTGATGCACGACGGGCCCGACCGGCTGTTCGATCTGCTGCGCAGCCGCTACCGGCTGTCCCAGGACCCGTCCACGGTCTACGGCATGGGGTACGCGGAGGCGGCGGCCCTCCAGGCCGAGCAGGGGCGCGACGCGCTGACCGCCCGGCTGGTGGAACGGTTCCACGAGGTCGCCCGGGAGTACGAGGCGGTGCTGATTCTCGGCTCCGACTTCGCGGAAACGAATCTTCCGGCGGAGCTGGGCATCAACGCCCGGCTCGCCAACGAATGCGGCGCCTCCGTGCTGCCGGTGATCGGCGGCATCGACCAGACGGCCGAATCGGTGGTCGCCGAGGTCCGCAACGCCTACCTCGCCTACACCAACCTCGGCTGCGACGTCATCGCCATGGTCGCCAACCGCGTCGGCACGGCAGAGGCGGAGGAGGCCGGCCGCCGGCTCGCCCGCCGGCCCGAGGTGCCCGTCTACGTCATCCCCGAGGAGCCCGCGCTGTCGGCGCCCACCGTGGCGCAGATCGTCGAGGCGCTCGGCGCCGACGTGCTGCTCGGCGACGACGCCGGGCTCTCCCGCGACGCGCTGGACTTCGTCTTCGGCGGCGCGATGCTGCCGGCCTTCCTGCCCGCGCTGACCCCCGGCTGTCTGGTGGTCACCCCCGGGGACCGCGCCGACCTCATCATCGGCTCGCTCGCCGCACACTCGGCCGGCGCCCCGCCGATCGCGGGCGTGCTGCTCACCCTCGACGAGCGGCCGGGCCCGGACATCCTGGCGCTGGCGGCGCGGCTCGCGCCCGGCACCCCCGTGATCGCGGTCGCGGCCGGCAGCTTCCCCACCGCGGCCGAGCTGTTCGCGCTGGACGGCAAGCTCGGTGCGGGCACCCCGCGCAAGGCGGAGACCGCGCTCGGACTGTTCGAAACCCATGTGGACACCGCCGAGTTGACGCAGCGGCTGTCGGTCGCCCGCAGCGAGCGCGTCACCCCGATGATGTTCGAGCACACCCTGATCGAACGGGCCCGCTCCGGGCGCCGCCGCATCGTGCTGCCGGAGGGCGCGGAGGAGCGCATCCTGCGCGCCGCCGAGGTGCTGCTGCGGCGCGGGGTGTGCGACCTGATCCTGCTCGGCGACGAGGACGCGGTCCGCAAGAAGGCCGCCGACCTGGGCATCTCCCTCGACCAGGCGGGCGTCACCGTCGTCGACCCGCAGACCTCACCGCTGCGGGAGCGGTTCGCCGAGCAGTACGCGAAGCTGCGCGCCCACAAGGGCGTCTCCTACGAGCTGGCCTACGACGTCGTCGCCGACGTCTCGTACTTCGGCACCCTGATGGTGCAGGAGGGCCTGGCCGACGGCATGGTGTCGGGCGCGGTCCACTCCACCGCCGCCACCATCCGCCCGGCCTTCGAGATCATCAAGACCGCGCCGGGCGCGGCGATCGTCAGCTCGGTGTTCTTCATGTGCCTGGCCGACAAGGTCCTCGTCTACGGCGACTGCGCCGTCAACCCGGACCCGGACGCCGAGCAGCTGGCGGACATCGCCATCCAGGCGGCGGCCACCGCCGCCCAGTTCGGTGTGCAGCCGCGGATCGCCATGCTGTCGTACTCCACCGGAACCTCGGGCTCCGGCGCGGACGTCGACAAGGTCCGCAGGGCCACCGAGCTGGTCCGCGAGCGCCGCCCCGACCTGGCCGTCGACGGTCCGATCCAGTACGACGCGGCCGTCGAACCGTCGGTCGCGGCCACCAAGATGCCGGACTCGGCGGTGGCGGGCCAGGCCACCGTGCTGGTCTTCCCCGACCTCAACACGGGCAACAACACCTACAAGGCCGTCCAGCGGTCGGCCGGCGCGGTCGCCGTCGGCCCGGTGCTGCAGGGCCTGCGCAAGCCGGTCAACGACCTGTCGCGCGGTGCGCTGGTCCAGGACATCGTGAACACGGTCGCCATCACGGCCATCCAGGCGCAGGGCGAATCCCCGGCGCGGCAGCAGGGCGAAGGAGACACCCAGTGA
- a CDS encoding 2-hydroxyacid dehydrogenase: MEILATGVQKDERALLEREFAGRYQLRCLETFLTIDTVPLAAGYEIVSTSVNAQLDADVLEVLAEGGTKLIAQRSTGFNNIDLDAAERLGLTVARVAYYSPYSVAEFAWTLATALNRRIVRAATRTRDFDFRLDGLLGRDFRGRTVGVVGTGKIGAAFTRIAHGFGMKLLGWDVAPDPACVELGMEYVELDVLLTESDLISLHVPLLPDTHHLVGAHALARMKDDAILINSSRGGLIDSAALVETLRAGRLDGVGLDVYEEEAGVFFFDKSLEIMTDDTLARLLTFSNVLITSHQAYYTVDALDQIVEATVRNVDDFLAGRVGAGTLVPKHPASPAPAP, from the coding sequence GTGGAGATCCTGGCGACCGGAGTGCAGAAGGACGAGCGGGCCCTGCTGGAGCGGGAATTCGCCGGCCGCTACCAGCTGCGGTGTCTGGAGACCTTCCTGACCATCGACACCGTGCCGCTCGCCGCAGGTTACGAGATCGTCAGCACCAGCGTGAACGCGCAGCTGGACGCCGACGTCCTGGAGGTGCTCGCCGAGGGCGGCACCAAGCTGATCGCCCAGCGGTCCACCGGATTCAACAACATCGACCTGGACGCGGCCGAACGCCTCGGCCTCACCGTCGCCCGCGTCGCGTACTACTCCCCGTACTCGGTGGCCGAATTCGCCTGGACGCTGGCCACCGCCCTCAACCGCCGGATCGTCCGCGCCGCCACCCGCACCCGCGACTTCGACTTCCGCCTCGACGGCCTGCTCGGCCGGGACTTCCGGGGCCGTACGGTCGGCGTCGTCGGCACCGGCAAGATCGGCGCGGCGTTCACGAGGATCGCGCACGGTTTCGGGATGAAGCTGCTGGGCTGGGACGTCGCGCCCGATCCAGCCTGTGTCGAGCTGGGCATGGAGTATGTCGAACTGGACGTGCTGCTCACCGAGTCCGACCTGATCTCCCTGCATGTACCGCTGCTTCCCGACACCCACCACCTCGTCGGCGCGCACGCGCTGGCCCGGATGAAGGACGACGCGATCCTCATCAACTCCAGCCGCGGCGGGCTCATCGACTCCGCGGCCCTGGTCGAGACGCTGCGAGCCGGCCGGCTCGACGGCGTGGGCCTGGACGTCTACGAGGAGGAGGCCGGCGTCTTCTTCTTCGACAAGTCGCTGGAGATCATGACGGACGACACGCTCGCCCGCCTGCTCACCTTCTCCAACGTCCTGATCACCTCGCACCAGGCGTACTACACCGTGGACGCGCTCGACCAGATCGTCGAGGCCACGGTCCGCAACGTCGACGACTTCCTGGCCGGCCGGGTCGGCGCCGGCACCCTGGTCCCGAAACACCCGGCGAGCCCGGCCCCCGCCCCGTGA
- a CDS encoding TetR/AcrR family transcriptional regulator, giving the protein MVPAMHNGTPNGTSAKKTGRPRSADADHAILEATRAALVELGWGGLTMGDVATRAGVAKTTLYRRWAGKNELVVDAVAVLFDELELPDRGSLQADIEDVVLQFAALLALPEARTALMAVVAESTHDEALRLRIREAIVDRQKCLVVLGRRRAQERGELPPDGPPLGPHGTDTATQIDLIFDVIAGAVVHRTLVSGEPVDPAWAHTFTTLLLGGLAAIR; this is encoded by the coding sequence ATGGTCCCAGCCATGCACAACGGCACTCCCAACGGCACTTCAGCGAAGAAGACGGGCCGCCCCCGCAGCGCCGACGCCGACCACGCGATCCTGGAAGCCACCCGGGCCGCCCTGGTCGAACTGGGCTGGGGCGGGCTGACGATGGGCGACGTCGCCACCCGGGCCGGTGTCGCCAAGACCACCCTCTACCGCCGCTGGGCGGGCAAGAACGAGCTGGTCGTCGATGCGGTCGCGGTGCTCTTCGACGAACTGGAGCTGCCCGACCGGGGAAGCCTCCAGGCCGATATCGAGGACGTGGTGCTGCAGTTCGCGGCGCTGCTGGCCCTCCCCGAGGCCAGGACCGCCCTGATGGCCGTCGTCGCCGAGTCCACCCACGACGAAGCCCTGCGGCTGCGGATCCGCGAGGCCATCGTGGACCGGCAGAAGTGCCTCGTGGTCCTCGGCCGCCGGCGCGCCCAGGAGCGCGGCGAACTCCCGCCGGACGGCCCGCCCCTGGGCCCCCACGGCACGGACACCGCCACCCAGATCGACCTCATCTTCGACGTCATCGCGGGCGCCGTCGTCCACCGCACCCTGGTCAGCGGCGAACCGGTGGACCCGGCCTGGGCCCACACCTTCACGACGTTGCTGTTGGGCGGCCTGGCGGCCATCCGCTGA
- a CDS encoding tetratricopeptide repeat protein translates to MQPRNMSMSGVVDLAALKAAGEAKAKAEQARAQRQDAGAPAPSAASPLVIDVTEETFESEVLQRSSEVPVVISFWAEQAEQSKQLNETLERLVGEYAGRFLLARADVYANQLLFQQFGAQGVPAVFAVLAGQAMPLFQGAAADDQIREVLDQLIQVGEQRFGIVGTPVEAGAVPAAAATPAPRPATPQELALSAAHDALDAGDLGGAVQAYRNVLADEPANAEAKLGLAQAELLQRVQDADPQAVRKAAADNPADVAAQLAAADLDLVGGHVEDAFGRLVDTVRRTAGDDRDTARLRLLELFDVIGADDPRVVTARVALARVLF, encoded by the coding sequence ATGCAGCCACGGAACATGTCCATGAGCGGCGTGGTCGACCTCGCCGCGCTGAAGGCGGCCGGTGAGGCCAAGGCGAAGGCCGAGCAGGCCAGGGCGCAACGGCAGGACGCCGGCGCCCCCGCCCCTTCCGCCGCCTCCCCGCTCGTCATCGATGTCACCGAGGAGACTTTCGAGAGCGAAGTACTGCAGCGCTCCTCCGAGGTCCCGGTCGTCATCAGCTTCTGGGCCGAACAGGCCGAGCAGAGCAAGCAGCTCAACGAGACGCTGGAACGGCTGGTCGGCGAGTACGCCGGCCGCTTCCTGCTGGCCCGCGCCGATGTGTACGCCAACCAGCTGCTGTTCCAGCAGTTCGGCGCCCAGGGCGTGCCGGCCGTCTTCGCGGTGCTCGCCGGTCAGGCGATGCCGCTCTTCCAGGGTGCGGCCGCCGACGACCAGATCCGCGAGGTGCTGGACCAGCTGATCCAGGTGGGCGAGCAGCGCTTCGGCATCGTCGGCACTCCGGTCGAGGCGGGCGCGGTTCCGGCCGCCGCCGCCACCCCCGCGCCCCGGCCCGCCACTCCGCAGGAGCTGGCGCTGTCCGCCGCGCACGACGCGCTGGACGCGGGCGATCTGGGCGGCGCCGTCCAGGCGTACCGGAACGTACTGGCGGACGAGCCGGCCAACGCCGAGGCCAAGCTCGGCCTGGCCCAGGCCGAACTGCTGCAGCGGGTGCAGGACGCCGACCCGCAGGCGGTCCGCAAGGCCGCCGCCGACAACCCGGCCGATGTCGCGGCCCAGCTGGCCGCGGCGGATCTCGACCTCGTCGGCGGACATGTCGAGGACGCCTTCGGGCGACTCGTGGACACCGTGCGCCGTACGGCCGGTGACGACCGGGACACGGCACGGCTGCGTCTGCTGGAACTCTTCGACGTCATCGGCGCCGACGACCCCCGCGTGGTGACAGCGCGTGTCGCACTTGCTCGCGTGCTGTTCTGA
- a CDS encoding DUF6114 domain-containing protein, whose translation MSAESTGLQGHEPNAFHTAHTRFRNWRWQRPFWAGLLTLLGGIPIAYLPYANLTLGQLTVRMSTTAGAGSLIIGILLMVLGLTMWFQPVVRIFAGVAAILLALVSIPVSNFGGFLIGFLLGLVGGSLAIAWAPGVPAADDPGQKAELPDGAPTGGHDSGPEPEYYPAPQLEKHSVSPGAGVDEVTTDDHGRRSAG comes from the coding sequence ATGAGTGCCGAGTCGACAGGGCTGCAGGGTCACGAACCAAACGCCTTCCATACCGCCCACACGCGTTTCCGTAACTGGCGGTGGCAGCGGCCGTTCTGGGCGGGCCTGCTGACCCTCCTGGGGGGCATCCCCATCGCGTACCTCCCGTACGCGAACCTGACCCTCGGCCAGCTCACCGTGCGGATGTCCACCACGGCGGGTGCCGGGTCGCTGATCATCGGCATCCTGTTGATGGTGCTCGGGCTGACCATGTGGTTCCAGCCGGTCGTCCGCATCTTCGCGGGTGTCGCCGCGATCCTGTTGGCACTGGTGTCGATCCCCGTGTCCAACTTCGGCGGCTTCCTGATCGGCTTCCTGCTGGGCCTGGTGGGCGGCTCCCTCGCCATCGCCTGGGCGCCCGGCGTTCCGGCGGCCGACGATCCCGGCCAGAAGGCCGAACTGCCGGACGGTGCGCCGACCGGTGGTCACGACTCCGGCCCGGAGCCCGAGTACTACCCCGCACCACAGCTGGAGAAGCACTCGGTGTCGCCGGGTGCCGGAGTGGACGAAGTGACCACAGACGACCATGGGAGGCGTAGTGCGGGGTGA